Within Quercus lobata isolate SW786 chromosome 5, ValleyOak3.0 Primary Assembly, whole genome shotgun sequence, the genomic segment ACTAAACATAGAGGCCTCAACTCAGTAAGAATAACATTTCCACAATGAAATGGAATTTGCTATGTAATCCAACAATCAAATGACCCAACAATAAAAACTAATGTGTATTGGCTAACATCAATTtgaaatatatcaatttaaaaattaaaagaatcatTAACAACAATTATCATTGAATTCCTATTTTGTTTACCTCCAACTACAATGGAGAAATTACTCACCATTTTTGCTTTCACTACAGGATTAACTGCAGATCTATCTTTACGAGTATGTAATATTGAATATAATACTGCATGCTCTACAGGACGTCCATTCGTTTTTTTCTACATTATGAACAACATATTTATGTAGTGATAAATATCGGTTCCACATAAACTTTAGGAGAAgtcaaaatcatttaaaaaatagtcaTAATACTTATTACCTTTTTTGCAGTGTGCACAGCAAAGCTACAAGAACCAGCAGTATGTAAGTCATCCTGTTTAGAATAACGCTCCTTATTCTTATCTGACTCTAACTACATTcaacaaaattatttgtttatatacaaTATGTTTTAAGTATCTAAAACCACTTTTAACTAAAGCCAAAATGCAAACAATATTTACAgtattttactaatttatcaGAGTTGTACACAAAAAACTACAATGTATTGGATACAAGCTACACAAAAAGGTCACTATAAAATTaccataaataaaaacttttagcCCATCTATCTATACATTGTACATAAAAGTGGCAGGAAATATGAAATTTACTTGATAAATAAGATTACTCAAAGTTGACATATGCTTGACACAAAAAGGTCACTCATTTATAGAGTCATATGCTTAGGTTAATGATAATATAAAGATCTATCATAATCATGAGTTtctcacataaaataaaaattaagtatcATTCATTAAATTCCAATATGTCATTTCAACTTTGCATAACATAAAACAatgaataaaaccaaaaaaaagtctgattttgagattttcttcATTGCTTATTGTTAACACAAACGGTAAAATAAAGCTAtgtgtacacacacacacacacaccagaTCCTTGTCTTAATTCTCTTAGACTTATACTAAAAGACTAGAACCATCTAACAATTTGTAGttaccattattatttttaacaaagagTAGAATTCCCACATTCGAACTCATTGAGTTTGGGGCCTCTCCCTCCCCTATTTCTTAGTAATTGTATTGATGTAGTCCTAAAACAAAGAAAGCCCTATGAATCTCTAGTCTACCTTTCATGTGCATAAAATATGATCTTCACACACTACATTGTCAAGCATCTTCATCACAAAGCAAGCATggcaaataaaattaaatgcttAATCATTTCTGTAAATACACTAAAACCAAACTGCAAATCTTCGAAAATATAATAATGGTGAAGCCACAAAAGGAGTTTAGCATAAAACAACTACAAGTCATCTAATTCAGTACTAACAAACTATACACCATCAAAGAGCtttgttgaatattttcttATGAAATATGAAACACAACTTCTCATAAATACCAGTTTCACAAAAAATCCACAAAACTAACAAATCCTATCTGAAAGCAATCCAATATTATTCTCTCAATAATCATTCTCCTTTTGATATGATCCATgatggaaaagagagaaaataaacatACCACTGCATCATCAGTATACCAATGATCAACAAGTATTTCCCAATCTTGTGTTATGCATCCCGGGGGTATGTTGTTCTTTACCAGTGCTTTGTTTCTTGAATGAGGTATATAATGCTGTTTCTTCAGCCTAGACTTATGATCCTTCCAAGCCTTCCTCATTTTTTGTAAGGTAAATGTCTTCAGAATCGCAAATGCAATAGGATCAACAGGGACATTGTATTTTCGCTACAATCAAAtaattgaattatcaaattataaatattttcatgCTAAAATACTTATGTAAAACCTAGTACAAAATGTCATAATTAAAAGTATTATAACTTCTTTAATACCTCTACAAGACGCCAACACTCTTCTTTAAATTCTTCTGGCATGTCCTTCCAATTAAGAAATCTAATCGGGCACATGTGGGGTTTCCGCGCAATCGTACCCAAGAAACCAGTGAAAGTCCTCGCCCCATCATCAACTAGCTGATGCATACTATTTAGCGACAactcaatttcttcttcatcaGGAAGATCTCAAATATCCAAGTACTTGCTTGGCCCGCGAGTGACACGTACAGCTAGTTGCACATCTGAATTTTAAAGGAAATAATATCAACCAATGTCAAACAACAAGGCATGCAAAGGTAAGGAGGAGTCTAAATATTCTATTAAACAAGTGGTCATTATAtgctaaagaaaacaaaatattagaaACATGTTGAATGGTATATGTTTCCAATCAAGAGGTGAGGAGGCATTCAAAACTTTGAAGCctgcatggttttaaaaataattcaaaactttttaattGAACCATGcaacatataatatatatatatatatatatatatatggtctgAAACAGATTTATCATAACCTTACTCTTAGCTACTAACATGTTGCTAGTGTAAGTCAAATAGCATTTCTTTTAAGGTTGCATGATGCAGGATCTCAAAATTAACACTTTAAGGAGAATCCTAGAATTTTGTGGTAGGTAATGGTTGAGAGTAAACTAACTTACATGCCCATTTGtttcataaaatttcatataagGGTTCACAACTTACATGCCCATATCTTGTGTATGAATGGTAAACTATTGAGTAAAAAGCCCATACCTTGTGTAGAAGCTTCATGCGTTTCTTGGTCCTCCACTTCATTCACATCTTCTCAAAAAGCTCTTTCCAATGTTACACTCTTGAAACGAGTGCGCAGCTTTGTCTTTCGCCTTCCCATTTCAAGTGTCAAAGTATATAATTAGCACAATGACAATTAATGGTACAAGTAATTGCAACACTAAAACTTCTCATAAAACAAATGTATATAAGATTACCCTTAAACAACAcaaatacaatattttcaacGAGAGCCCCAAATATCTATCTTATTTTAGCTGAGAACCCCAACACAAATACAATACAAATGGGCTATTCATTTACATCCAAACTTCATGCAATTTTACAGAGCCACTCCTCTAGATGTATAGTAGATACCATATCAATTTCAAAGACAAAGCATGACagtttttagatcccttaaacaattgattaaacctaggtaattagccaagttattacttagtccaattaaacaagtttaggttatcacaataaataaagatcaaatcatgcaaagcagcagaaaataaataacacaagatatgatcacccaagaaaccaaaccggtaaaaacctggggaggatttgacctagctatcctcaaggtaaacttgaacccactatcttgaaagaatcgaagttcatacaataagacttacaagtccccacgctcgacttcttattgctaccaaccagtagaacttactgacaagaccacgtgcaagctccgaatccacggactccttctttctttggattcccactagctacaagcacacccacttgtgtattctttaaaattcaatggcagcaactgaattgattatcaaggtgtagaaaatatcttctccctgaaaaccctaagtttgtgtaaaggaaagctcctctagatctcacaagagatttacacaaaccgcaaatatgagcaacactaaaacatggctagggtttaccttttatacttaggacaaataagaaaccctaaaaacgttttaaaacaaatagggctgagttggataAGTCTGCAGAAAACCAATCTGCctgagcttcgatcggtcgagcctaagtttcgatcgatcgagccaggtcgaaagccacagtgcttcctgctttaaactcgattctaactttacattggcacacaactttgagctagttttaaacacttctaaacacattgttttgatcatggtttgccaacaatacaaattagagttctaaatacataaaatcctaaactttagaacctaacaaagcataaaactatgtgccaattaaaaattatacaagACAACGTATTCAAATCTATCTTGGCagaattttaaaacttataaattaaaccattatttttatatcaattcAATTACTGTAAGGCCACTTCCGTTACATAAATGTGTCTTAGAATATGATTTAATATAGATTTTTCACCTTGTAAACACTgaatctgtcacagtgacagcttTAACATATTTTctagcaaaatcatcaaataatTTCTATTGGCCTTCATTTTGTGTGGGTGTTTTTATACCTATAGTATACATGTTAGAAAATATTAATAGGCATTCAATTGATCATAATATCTTCATCCTTTCAAATTGCTAACACAAGACCACAAATTTCAACATCTAAAATAAGATAAGGATTCATAG encodes:
- the LOC115990756 gene encoding uncharacterized protein LOC115990756, with the protein product MHQLVDDGARTFTGFLGTIARKPHMCPIRFLNWKDMPEEFKEECWRLVERKYNVPVDPIAFAILKTFTLQKMRKAWKDHKSRLKKQHYIPHSRNKALVKNNIPPGCITQDWEILVDHWYTDDAVLESDKNKERYSKQDDLHTAGSCSFAVHTAKKKKTNGRPVEHAVLYSILHTRKDRSAVNPVVKAKMSSDISGSIAWSIDDVFAKVMGKERKGHIHGVGFGPKPKWSKLQECSHRH